The Coffea eugenioides isolate CCC68of chromosome 8, Ceug_1.0, whole genome shotgun sequence genome has a segment encoding these proteins:
- the LOC113779920 gene encoding peptidyl-prolyl cis-trans isomerase FKBP13, chloroplastic has product MNSMPFSLGTCTTPINRYILTSTPRLVVNQNLRNAESSVIKFSSNRNSSFDANSKEPSISSGICSRRGAIGIGLCFSLVEFILQPEPTAAAEATPCEFTETPSGLAFCDKVSGDGPQAEKGQLIKAHYTGKLVNGTVFDSSYNRGKPLTFRVGVGEVIKGWDQGILGGDGVPPMLTGGKRTLKIPPELAYGARGAGCRGGTCIIPPNSVLLFDVEFVGKA; this is encoded by the exons ATGAACTCAATGCCATTTTCCCTTGGGACTTGCACCACTCCCATAAACCGCTACATCCTCACATCCACTCCCAGATTAGTAGTCAATCAGAATTTGCGCAACGCTGAATCTTCTGTTATAAAGTTTTCGAGCAACCGAAACAGTAGTTTCGATGCAAATTCAAAAGAACCGAGCATAAGCTCAGGTATATGCAGCAGAAGAGGAGCAATTGGCATTGGTCTTTGCTTCAGTTTGGTTGAGTTCATCCTACAGCCGGAACCAACTGCTGCTGCAGAAGCCACCCCCTGTGAATTCACTGAAACCCCTTCAGGACTTGCATTCTGTGACAAGGTTTCGGGCGACGGCCCTCAAGCTGAAAAGGGACAACTCATTAAG GCACATTACACAGGGAAATTGGTGAATGGGACAGTCTTTGATAGCAGTTACAATCGGGGAAAGCCTCTTACATTTCGTGTTGGTGTTGGTGAG GTAATCAAAGGCTGGGATCAGGGCATTCTAGGTGGTGATGGGGTTCCCCCAATGTTGACCG GAGGTAAAAGGACCCTGAAAATTcctccagaacttgcatatggTGCAAGAGGCGCTGGCTGTAGAGGTG GTACTTGTATTATTCCCCCAAACTCTGTTCTTCTGTTTGATGTTGAGTTCGTTGGAAAGGCTTAG